The proteins below are encoded in one region of bacterium:
- the rpmH gene encoding 50S ribosomal protein L34 — MSITYRPHKLRRKRKIGFLARMSTKSGRKIINNRRRKGRKRLAG, encoded by the coding sequence ATGTCAATAACATATAGACCACATAAATTGAGAAGAAAAAGGAAAATTGGATTTCTTGCAAGGATGTCAACGAAAAGTGGAAGGAAGATTATCAACAATAGAAGAAGAAAAGGGAGAAAGCGACTTGCTGGATGA
- the yidD gene encoding membrane protein insertion efficiency factor YidD — MRFIIQLIRFYQILFSPVFGRVCRFYPSCSEFMIQAIEKKGFKGILLGIRRILRCHPFNKGGYDPVEKWIK; from the coding sequence ATGAGATTTATAATTCAATTAATTAGGTTTTATCAAATCCTGTTTTCACCTGTTTTTGGAAGGGTTTGTAGATTTTATCCAAGTTGTTCTGAATTTATGATACAGGCAATAGAAAAAAAAGGTTTTAAAGGTATTTTATTAGGTATAAGAAGGATACTGAGATGTCATCCATTTAATAAAGGTGGATATGACCCGGTGGAAAAATGGATAAAATAA
- the surE gene encoding 5'/3'-nucleotidase SurE, producing MRILLTNDDGIFSDGLKILYKYLKEIAEIFIVVPETEKSATSHSINLLNPVRVKEVKINNFLCFVVSGTPVDCVKIGVRKLIKEKIDMVISGINPGPNLGMDILYSGTVSAACEGAILGIPSIAVSIADYKNFKFDECSKVVLKLMDKIKNLKFPKDTILNINIPNRKINEIKGIKIAYQSKSRFNEEYEKRIDPRGNIYFWLKGNFKEVKGEKYSDVDAVKNGYVSITPIQLNLTNFNFLKILKAGKFEKFKFK from the coding sequence ATGAGAATACTTTTAACAAATGATGATGGTATATTTTCGGATGGATTGAAAATACTTTATAAGTATTTAAAGGAAATTGCAGAAATTTTTATTGTTGTTCCTGAAACAGAAAAAAGTGCAACAAGTCATTCTATTAATTTACTTAATCCTGTAAGGGTAAAGGAAGTTAAAATAAATAATTTTTTATGTTTTGTTGTAAGTGGAACTCCTGTTGACTGTGTAAAAATAGGTGTAAGGAAATTAATAAAAGAAAAAATTGATATGGTAATTTCAGGAATAAATCCAGGACCAAATCTTGGAATGGATATATTATATTCAGGGACTGTTTCTGCTGCCTGTGAAGGAGCAATCCTTGGAATTCCTTCAATTGCTGTTTCAATAGCAGATTATAAAAATTTTAAATTTGATGAGTGTTCAAAAGTTGTTTTAAAGTTAATGGATAAAATAAAAAATCTAAAATTCCCGAAAGATACAATTTTGAATATAAATATACCCAACAGGAAAATAAATGAAATTAAAGGAATAAAAATAGCTTATCAAAGTAAGAGCAGGTTTAATGAAGAATATGAAAAAAGGATTGACCCACGAGGCAATATTTACTTCTGGCTAAAAGGTAATTTTAAAGAAGTAAAAGGGGAAAAATACAGTGATGTTGATGCAGTAAAAAATGGATATGTTTCTATCACTCCAATACAACTTAATCTCACAAATTTTAATTTTTTAAAAATTTTAAAAGCAGGAAAATTTGAAAAATTTAAATTTAAGTAG
- a CDS encoding ribonuclease P protein component, translating to MIKKRIREILKKGKKIETEYFKLYLNKRNDLKIGFLISSKIGKVVKRNKAKRIIREIVRNNFKKGDFILVLKKEIIEKRKIEEVFEKIKNEIYNSIN from the coding sequence ATGATTAAAAAGAGAATAAGGGAGATACTTAAAAAAGGAAAGAAAATAGAAACAGAGTATTTTAAATTATATCTTAACAAAAGAAATGATTTGAAAATTGGTTTCTTGATAAGTTCAAAAATAGGCAAGGTTGTGAAAAGGAATAAGGCAAAAAGAATAATAAGAGAAATAGTAAGAAATAACTTCAAAAAAGGTGATTTTATATTAGTTTTGAAAAAAGAAATTATTGAAAAAAGAAAAATTGAAGAAGTTTTTGAGAAAATAAAAAATGAGATTTATAATTCAATTAATTAG